A stretch of Desulfarculaceae bacterium DNA encodes these proteins:
- a CDS encoding HAMP domain-containing protein, which yields MSLRLSFQSRILGGCLVVVVCTLIFVAVLMERSLGSQMVQQVRSSLQHEILTVREVVRDRWRAGEGISDGDKLADQLGRIVGARVTLITPDGKVVGDSQMSRAQVPEMVNHANRPEIAAALKSGDGTAVRYSSTLGLDLMYVATRLGTPDGEQLVVRLALPLSQVDKAIAQTRSLVLGAIFLGVLLSIGVAYLVARGLSKPVQQLTRTATSIAEGDLSRRFTRYPRNEIGDLGRAFDQMADNLQSTIDEITTSRDRLEAILRGMVEGVLLTDPQGHVLVANRALKKMLDLESVPVGKLPSEIIRNADLLEALDEVRAGAEYVSREFATLGEPQRHMEAHVVRMTGEAAGAGLVCVLHDITERKRLEKTRRDFVANVSHELRTPLTAVRGAAETLLDGAVDSPQFARRFAELILRQSHRLERLVQDLLELASLESGQSPPRRRDIEAAELADSALEAVTDLAEARGVELERRLPREPVVFRADARQLEQALLNLLDNAIKYTGEGGKVRLSIEDQGETVALSVSDTGPGIPAEHLPRLFERFYRVDTNRSREMGGTGLGLAIVKHIAQVHHGKVEVDSAQGEGSTFRLVLPHTEPEADTQEEQA from the coding sequence GTGAGCCTGCGCCTGTCCTTCCAGAGCCGCATCCTGGGCGGCTGCCTGGTGGTGGTGGTGTGCACCCTCATCTTCGTGGCCGTGCTCATGGAGCGCTCCCTGGGCAGCCAGATGGTGCAGCAGGTGCGCTCCTCCTTGCAGCACGAGATCCTCACGGTGCGTGAGGTGGTGCGCGACCGCTGGCGGGCCGGCGAGGGCATCTCGGACGGGGACAAGCTGGCCGACCAGCTGGGCCGCATCGTGGGCGCCCGGGTGACCCTGATCACCCCCGACGGCAAGGTGGTGGGCGACAGCCAGATGTCCCGGGCCCAGGTGCCGGAAATGGTGAACCACGCCAACCGGCCCGAGATCGCCGCCGCCCTCAAGAGCGGCGACGGCACAGCGGTGCGCTACAGCTCCACCCTGGGCCTGGACCTGATGTACGTGGCCACCCGCCTGGGAACCCCGGATGGCGAGCAGCTCGTGGTGCGCCTGGCCCTGCCGCTGAGCCAGGTGGACAAGGCCATCGCCCAGACCAGGAGCCTGGTCCTGGGAGCCATCTTCCTGGGGGTGCTCTTAAGCATCGGGGTGGCCTATCTGGTGGCCCGGGGCCTTAGCAAGCCGGTGCAGCAGCTCACCCGCACCGCCACCAGCATCGCCGAGGGCGACCTCTCGCGCCGCTTCACCCGCTACCCCCGCAACGAGATCGGCGACCTGGGGCGGGCCTTCGACCAGATGGCCGACAACCTGCAAAGCACCATCGACGAGATCACCACCTCCCGCGACCGCCTGGAGGCCATCCTGCGGGGCATGGTGGAGGGAGTGCTCTTGACCGACCCGCAGGGCCACGTGCTGGTGGCCAACCGGGCCCTCAAGAAAATGCTCGACCTGGAGTCGGTGCCCGTGGGCAAGCTGCCCTCGGAAATCATCCGCAACGCCGACCTCTTGGAGGCCCTGGACGAGGTGCGGGCCGGGGCAGAGTACGTTTCGCGGGAGTTCGCCACCCTGGGCGAGCCCCAGCGCCACATGGAGGCCCACGTGGTGCGCATGACCGGGGAGGCCGCCGGGGCGGGCCTGGTGTGCGTGCTGCACGACATCACCGAGCGCAAGCGCCTGGAAAAGACCCGGCGCGACTTCGTGGCCAACGTGTCCCACGAGCTGCGCACCCCGCTTACCGCGGTGCGCGGCGCGGCCGAGACGCTCTTGGACGGCGCGGTGGACTCGCCCCAGTTCGCCCGCCGCTTCGCCGAGCTGATCCTCCGGCAATCCCACCGCCTGGAGCGCCTGGTGCAGGACCTGTTGGAGCTGGCCAGCCTGGAGTCGGGCCAATCGCCCCCCCGGCGGCGCGACATCGAGGCGGCCGAGCTGGCCGACTCGGCCTTGGAGGCGGTGACCGACCTGGCCGAGGCGCGGGGGGTGGAGCTGGAGCGCCGTTTGCCGCGTGAGCCGGTGGTTTTCCGGGCCGACGCCCGCCAGCTGGAGCAGGCCCTGCTCAACCTGCTGGATAACGCCATCAAGTACACCGGCGAGGGCGGCAAGGTGAGGCTGAGCATCGAGGACCAGGGCGAGACCGTGGCGCTGAGCGTGAGCGACACCGGACCGGGCATCCCGGCGGAGCATTTGCCGCGCCTGTTCGAGCGCTTCTACCGGGTGGACACCAACCGCTCGCGGGAGATGGGCGGCACCGGCCTGGGCCTGGCCATCGTCAAGCACATCGCTCAGGTGCACCACGGCAAGGTGGAGGTGGACAGCGCCCAGGGCGAGGGTTCCACCTTCCGCCTGGTGCTGCCCCACACCGAGCCCGAGGCCGACACCCAGGAGGAGCAAGCATGA
- a CDS encoding arsenate reductase ArsC yields the protein MSPADKKRILFLCTGNSCRSQMAEALVNHLRGDEYQAFSAGVSPHGIDPRAVKAMAELGLDISGNRSKDTSEFLDQQFDYIVTVCDNARENCPFFPGAAQRVHAGFPDPPRLAAAAKSEEEAMAPYRRVRDEIRAFVEQMPASLTREE from the coding sequence ATGAGCCCGGCGGACAAGAAGCGCATCCTGTTCCTGTGCACCGGCAACTCCTGCCGCAGCCAGATGGCCGAGGCTCTGGTCAACCACCTGCGCGGCGATGAGTACCAGGCCTTTTCGGCCGGGGTGTCGCCCCACGGCATCGACCCCCGGGCGGTTAAGGCCATGGCCGAGCTGGGCCTGGACATTTCCGGCAACCGCTCCAAGGACACCAGCGAATTCCTCGACCAACAGTTCGACTACATCGTCACGGTGTGCGACAATGCCCGCGAGAACTGCCCTTTCTTTCCCGGCGCGGCCCAGCGGGTACACGCCGGCTTCCCCGACCCGCCCAGATTGGCCGCCGCGGCCAAGAGCGAGGAGGAGGCCATGGCGCCCTACCGCCGGGTGCGCGACGAGATTAGGGCTTTCGTGGAGCAAATGCCCGCGTCGCTGACGCGGGAGGAATAG
- a CDS encoding histone deacetylase codes for MTSPLSIGITRDDRFLEHQTGLSHPEAPARLATAYRMLDYDFAGQFIERAPSPATLEQVEALHTPDYLRMLLATARRRFTNLAADTTASSLSCYTAFLAAGACLDSAHDVIDGGYQVGLALVRPPGHHAQPDKAEGFCILNNLGITALQLIKEGMERILIVDWDLHHGDGLQKVFYGTDKVFYLSSHHQHSYPRTGGWEEAGAGDGAGYTVNLCLPPGSDDNDVVTLYRELLPSVVERYQPQAILVAAGFDALVDDPLSNMAMTRAGFAALAELVARLGPIGGQIPLMLALEGGYDPDQLAGCLRAVMLAFLGEATMLDRASSTRGEELAARARAVHRGHKVWVD; via the coding sequence ATGACATCGCCGCTGAGCATCGGCATAACCCGCGACGACCGCTTTCTGGAGCACCAGACCGGCCTCAGCCACCCCGAGGCCCCGGCCCGCCTGGCCACGGCCTACCGCATGTTGGATTATGATTTCGCGGGCCAGTTCATCGAGCGCGCTCCCTCCCCGGCCACCCTGGAGCAGGTGGAGGCCCTGCACACCCCGGATTATCTGCGCATGCTCTTGGCAACCGCCCGGCGGCGCTTCACCAACCTGGCGGCCGACACCACGGCCAGCTCCCTGAGCTGCTACACCGCCTTTCTGGCCGCCGGGGCCTGCCTGGATTCGGCCCACGACGTGATCGACGGGGGCTACCAGGTAGGCCTGGCCCTGGTGCGCCCGCCGGGCCACCACGCCCAACCGGACAAGGCCGAAGGCTTCTGCATCCTGAACAACCTGGGCATCACCGCCTTGCAGCTGATCAAGGAGGGGATGGAGCGCATCCTCATCGTGGACTGGGACCTGCACCACGGCGACGGGCTGCAAAAGGTCTTCTACGGCACGGACAAGGTGTTCTACCTCTCCAGCCACCACCAGCACTCCTACCCCCGCACCGGCGGCTGGGAGGAGGCGGGCGCGGGCGACGGGGCGGGCTACACCGTGAACCTGTGCCTGCCCCCGGGCTCGGACGACAACGACGTAGTGACCCTGTACCGCGAGCTGCTGCCTTCCGTGGTGGAGCGTTACCAGCCCCAGGCCATCCTGGTGGCCGCCGGTTTCGACGCCCTGGTGGACGACCCCCTGAGCAACATGGCCATGACCCGCGCGGGCTTCGCGGCCTTGGCCGAGCTGGTGGCCCGCCTGGGGCCCATCGGCGGGCAAATTCCGCTCATGCTGGCCCTGGAGGGCGGCTACGACCCGGACCAGCTGGCCGGTTGCCTGCGCGCGGTGATGCTGGCCTTTTTGGGCGAGGCGACCATGCTGGACCGGGCCTCCAGCACCCGGGGCGAGGAGCTGGCCGCCCGGGCCCGCGCGGTGCACCGCGGCCATAAGGTGTGGGTGGACTAA
- a CDS encoding AMP-binding protein: MERARIPREPGRVNLPDYEKARREFSWDQVAKEFSWHQTGRVNMVHEAIDRKAEGPLADSAALRVCHGDSCSTYSFRQLRDDSSRLANLLHSLGLRPGKRLAIRLPPMPEIFLAMAACARLGAVYCCLPPRLTRDQLTHCLDSLEPAILLTTPELAESLPPGPRPESMRLLYLREPPGGMGLDDASLEALLPYESRHREPMWVSRDHPLSIIFVSDEHGPARMVTHCHGAMSGYLVSARWVLNLTEDSLLWCDFEPWGLAAGVYGVWAPWLCGAASLLQGAAGSASTWYRTLEEHRVSTLYTSPERLRRLQGEGDDLAGRYDLSALEHLATTGEPLDAKLFFWTRNNLGLPPHDTWWSSDSGIITLANLPCLDIKLASCGKPLPGIEAAVVNLKGTPQSLLTLGRLGLGGVWPGMGLETRQQPRAEDWIIRANLVLCDEDGYFYMQGRVDDMIRVHDVLVGPYEIEQLLLRREEVEQAAVIAAPGPEHRPWFKAFVVLARGHAPSAALQQEIMEFLRSRLAPFVPLGGMAFLPELPRNASGRLLRRALRAQDLGLPLGDISNME, translated from the coding sequence TTGGAACGGGCGCGCATACCCCGCGAACCCGGCCGGGTAAACCTGCCGGATTATGAGAAGGCGCGGCGCGAGTTCTCCTGGGACCAGGTGGCCAAGGAGTTCTCCTGGCACCAGACCGGGCGGGTGAACATGGTGCACGAGGCCATCGACCGCAAGGCCGAGGGCCCCCTGGCCGATAGCGCGGCTCTCAGGGTCTGCCACGGCGACAGCTGCTCCACCTACAGCTTTCGCCAGCTGCGGGACGACTCCAGCCGCCTGGCCAACCTGCTGCATAGCCTGGGCCTCAGGCCAGGCAAGCGCCTGGCCATCCGCCTGCCGCCCATGCCCGAGATATTTTTGGCCATGGCCGCCTGCGCCCGCCTGGGCGCGGTGTACTGCTGCCTGCCCCCGCGCCTGACCCGCGACCAGCTCACCCACTGCCTGGACAGCCTGGAGCCGGCCATCCTGCTGACCACCCCGGAGCTGGCCGAGAGCCTGCCCCCCGGGCCGCGCCCGGAGAGCATGCGCCTGCTCTATCTGCGCGAGCCCCCCGGCGGCATGGGCCTGGACGACGCCAGCCTGGAGGCCCTGCTGCCCTATGAGAGCCGCCACCGCGAGCCCATGTGGGTGAGCCGGGACCACCCCCTGTCCATCATCTTCGTGAGCGACGAGCACGGCCCGGCCCGCATGGTCACCCACTGCCACGGGGCCATGAGCGGCTATCTGGTCAGTGCCCGCTGGGTGCTGAACCTTACCGAGGACTCACTCCTGTGGTGCGACTTTGAGCCCTGGGGCTTGGCCGCGGGGGTCTACGGGGTGTGGGCCCCCTGGCTCTGCGGGGCGGCATCCCTGTTGCAGGGCGCGGCGGGCTCGGCCTCCACCTGGTACCGCACCCTGGAGGAGCACCGGGTAAGCACCCTCTACACCAGCCCCGAGCGTCTGCGCCGTTTGCAAGGCGAGGGCGACGACTTGGCCGGCCGCTACGACCTGAGCGCCCTGGAGCACCTGGCCACCACCGGGGAGCCCCTGGACGCCAAGCTCTTTTTCTGGACCCGCAACAACCTGGGCCTGCCGCCCCACGACACCTGGTGGTCCAGCGACAGCGGCATCATCACCCTGGCCAACCTGCCCTGCCTGGACATCAAGCTGGCCTCCTGCGGCAAGCCCCTGCCGGGCATCGAGGCGGCGGTGGTGAACCTGAAGGGCACGCCCCAGAGCCTACTCACCCTGGGCCGCCTGGGCCTGGGCGGGGTGTGGCCCGGCATGGGCCTGGAGACCCGCCAGCAGCCCCGCGCCGAAGACTGGATCATCCGCGCCAACCTGGTCCTGTGCGACGAGGACGGCTACTTCTACATGCAGGGGCGGGTGGACGACATGATCCGGGTGCACGACGTATTGGTCGGGCCCTACGAGATCGAGCAGCTTCTATTGCGCCGAGAGGAAGTGGAGCAGGCGGCGGTAATCGCCGCGCCGGGCCCGGAGCACCGTCCTTGGTTCAAGGCCTTCGTGGTCTTGGCCCGGGGCCACGCGCCCAGCGCGGCCTTGCAACAGGAGATCATGGAGTTCCTGCGCTCGCGGCTGGCGCCCTTCGTGCCCCTGGGAGGCATGGCCTTTTTGCCCGAGCTGCCGCGCAACGCCTCGGGGCGGCTGCTGCGCCGCGCCCTCCGGGCCCAAGACCTGGGCCTGCCCCTGGGCGACATCTCCAATATGGAATAG
- a CDS encoding MaoC family dehydratase, giving the protein MSPIRHKAAQGLEAGDVFTVTRTFSREETEAFGDLTRDYNPVHYDPEWAGSKGFSGLILHGLLTAGMVCQVGGQLAWLATEMSFAFKKAVYFGDTITCTVTVISVDERGWAQAEALYTNQHGEVVVSANLAGQVPSGDSRKFINQRLAEGDPYNKLPNS; this is encoded by the coding sequence TTGAGCCCCATACGCCACAAGGCGGCCCAGGGCCTGGAGGCCGGCGACGTGTTCACGGTCACCCGCACCTTTTCCCGCGAGGAGACCGAGGCCTTCGGCGATCTGACCCGCGACTACAACCCGGTGCACTACGACCCCGAGTGGGCCGGCTCCAAGGGTTTTTCCGGCCTGATCCTGCACGGCCTGCTTACCGCGGGCATGGTTTGTCAGGTGGGAGGGCAGCTGGCCTGGCTGGCCACGGAGATGAGCTTCGCCTTCAAAAAGGCGGTGTACTTCGGCGACACCATCACCTGCACCGTGACCGTCATTTCGGTGGACGAGCGCGGCTGGGCCCAGGCCGAGGCGCTCTACACCAATCAGCACGGCGAGGTGGTGGTCTCGGCCAACCTGGCCGGGCAGGTGCCCAGCGGCGATTCGCGCAAGTTCATAAACCAGCGCCTGGCCGAGGGCGATCCCTACAACAAGCTGCCGAACAGCTAG
- a CDS encoding PAS domain-containing protein, which yields MPGKKKTTPEEHPLHPARNLDRQEVIKGIVDSMSDGLMVINHEGAIVFTNPALGAILEMDPTDFQGKGWGELFFDDPANDEFNQVIVEVITERIYHYNRQVSYRHKNGKRKELIVTTTLLPCAGGGDEVGGVLVMFKDVSELTQINLRSQELLAQTRRLYQEKLEGLDRIARAVAHEIRNPVTTIGGLATRLLSDKSEGSRDARYLKRMLAGTERLERVVEEVRAYADLPLPVRRPVEVRAWLRKAVNRHRDSAKKHGVSLSLSGAGNNPAPMEAEIDADLLGRVMDILLENAIEATPRDGSIKVGLMCDEISVVITVSDTGKGLNPADLPYIFDPFFTTKAEAVGMSLAIAKRIAVEHQGDLSVVSHGLGATFTLTVPQDGVYAPDEREDSRPPELK from the coding sequence TTGCCCGGCAAGAAGAAGACGACCCCCGAAGAGCACCCCCTGCACCCGGCCCGCAACCTGGACCGTCAGGAAGTAATCAAGGGCATCGTCGACTCCATGAGCGACGGGCTGATGGTGATCAACCACGAGGGAGCCATCGTCTTCACCAACCCGGCCCTGGGCGCCATCCTGGAGATGGACCCCACCGATTTCCAGGGCAAGGGCTGGGGTGAGCTGTTCTTCGACGACCCGGCCAACGACGAGTTCAACCAGGTGATCGTGGAAGTGATCACCGAGCGCATCTACCATTACAACCGCCAGGTTAGCTACCGCCACAAGAACGGCAAGCGCAAGGAGCTGATCGTGACCACCACCCTATTGCCCTGCGCGGGCGGTGGCGACGAGGTGGGCGGCGTGTTGGTGATGTTCAAGGACGTGAGCGAGCTGACCCAGATAAACCTGCGCTCCCAGGAGCTCTTGGCCCAGACCCGCCGCTTGTACCAGGAAAAGCTGGAAGGCCTGGACCGCATCGCCCGGGCGGTGGCCCACGAGATACGCAACCCGGTCACCACCATCGGCGGCCTGGCCACCCGCCTGCTTTCCGACAAGTCCGAGGGCAGCCGCGACGCCCGCTACCTGAAGCGCATGTTGGCCGGCACCGAACGCCTGGAGCGGGTGGTGGAGGAGGTGCGGGCCTATGCGGATTTGCCCCTGCCGGTGCGGCGGCCGGTGGAGGTGAGGGCCTGGCTGCGCAAGGCGGTCAACCGCCACCGGGACTCGGCCAAAAAGCACGGGGTTAGCCTGAGCCTGAGCGGGGCGGGCAACAACCCCGCGCCCATGGAGGCGGAGATCGACGCCGATCTTTTGGGCCGGGTGATGGACATATTGCTGGAGAACGCCATCGAGGCCACGCCCCGAGACGGCAGCATCAAGGTTGGCCTGATGTGCGATGAGATCAGCGTGGTGATAACCGTGAGCGACACGGGCAAGGGGCTGAACCCGGCGGACCTGCCCTACATCTTCGACCCGTTCTTCACCACCAAGGCCGAGGCGGTGGGCATGAGCCTGGCCATCGCCAAGCGCATCGCGGTGGAGCACCAGGGCGATCTGAGCGTGGTGAGCCACGGCCTGGGCGCTACTTTCACCCTCACCGTGCCCCAGGACGGGGTGTACGCCCCGGACGAGCGGGAGGACTCCCGGCCGCCCGAGCTGAAGTAA
- a CDS encoding ABC transporter ATP-binding protein, which produces MLEVKGITVRYSGLPVLRDLSIKVDENRTVGVVGANGAGKSTLLKAIMGSVKVQSGEVLFKGERLDKLRTEQIVRRGVMYVPEGRRLFGPLSVEENLMLGAFTVDSEAAKKRNLDYVYELFPRLAERKKQAVGSMSGGEQQMAAIGRGLMSKPKLLMLDEPSLGLAPLMVSEVFETVRRLQREGETTVLLVEQNVLEALELSDWGYILQTGEIRSEGSAAELLKSDEVRQAFLGL; this is translated from the coding sequence ATGCTTGAGGTAAAAGGCATCACCGTGCGCTATTCCGGCCTGCCGGTGCTCCGCGATTTGTCCATCAAGGTGGACGAGAACCGCACCGTGGGCGTGGTGGGGGCCAACGGCGCAGGCAAGAGCACCCTCTTGAAGGCCATCATGGGCTCGGTGAAGGTGCAGAGCGGCGAGGTTCTGTTCAAGGGCGAGCGCCTGGACAAGCTCCGCACCGAGCAGATCGTCCGGCGCGGGGTTATGTACGTGCCCGAGGGCCGGCGACTCTTCGGTCCCTTGTCCGTGGAGGAGAACCTCATGCTGGGGGCCTTCACCGTGGACAGCGAGGCCGCAAAAAAGCGCAACCTGGACTACGTGTACGAGCTGTTCCCCCGCCTGGCCGAGCGCAAGAAACAGGCGGTGGGCTCCATGAGCGGCGGCGAGCAGCAGATGGCGGCCATCGGGCGCGGCCTGATGTCCAAGCCCAAGCTCCTGATGCTCGACGAGCCCAGCCTGGGGCTGGCCCCGCTGATGGTCTCCGAGGTCTTCGAGACGGTGCGCCGTCTGCAAAGGGAAGGCGAGACCACGGTGCTGTTGGTGGAGCAGAACGTGCTGGAGGCTTTGGAACTCTCGGACTGGGGCTACATTCTCCAGACCGGCGAGATCCGTTCCGAGGGTTCGGCCGCGGAGCTGCTCAAATCCGACGAAGTGCGCCAGGCTTTCCTGGGCTTGTAG
- a CDS encoding ABC transporter ATP-binding protein yields the protein MMPLLSVEKVTKRFGGLVANHEVSFDINEREVVGLIGPNGAGKTTLFNCIAGFHTLTSGKVTFDGTDISNLKDFQVSRLGLARTFQIFQASGDLSVVENVMVGSFMRTGSPTKARRLAQETLEFLGIGDTAGSMMTELPVAAQKRVSLATALASQPKLLLLDEVGAGLNPSEIEGLIKLLKRIHQEKGISLLLTEHVLEMVMAMSHRVIVLESGQKIAEGEPAEVVKDPEVVRAYLGDHFVKRQAKEGGDA from the coding sequence ATGATGCCGTTGTTGAGCGTGGAAAAAGTAACCAAGCGTTTCGGCGGCCTGGTGGCCAACCACGAGGTCTCCTTTGACATCAACGAGCGCGAGGTGGTGGGGCTTATCGGGCCCAACGGGGCGGGCAAGACCACCCTGTTCAACTGCATCGCGGGCTTCCACACCCTGACCTCGGGCAAGGTGACCTTCGACGGCACCGACATCAGCAACCTCAAGGATTTCCAGGTGTCACGCCTGGGCCTGGCCCGCACCTTCCAGATCTTCCAGGCCTCGGGCGACCTGTCGGTGGTGGAAAACGTGATGGTGGGCTCGTTCATGCGCACCGGCTCGCCGACCAAGGCCCGCCGCCTGGCCCAAGAGACCCTGGAGTTCCTGGGCATCGGCGACACGGCGGGCAGCATGATGACCGAGCTGCCGGTGGCCGCCCAGAAGCGGGTGTCGTTGGCCACGGCCCTGGCCTCCCAGCCCAAGCTTCTGCTCCTGGACGAGGTGGGCGCGGGCCTGAACCCCTCGGAGATCGAGGGGCTGATCAAGCTACTCAAGCGAATCCACCAGGAAAAGGGCATCTCCCTGCTTTTAACCGAGCATGTGCTGGAGATGGTCATGGCCATGAGCCACCGGGTGATCGTGTTGGAGAGCGGCCAGAAAATCGCCGAGGGCGAGCCCGCCGAGGTGGTCAAGGACCCCGAGGTGGTGCGCGCTTACCTGGGCGACCACTTCGTCAAGCGGCAGGCCAAGGAGGGCGGCGATGCTTGA
- a CDS encoding branched-chain amino acid ABC transporter permease, with amino-acid sequence MEAIKNAFNFSDLPKTELALASAVLVFLLGFPAMPHSSFGMATMIQFLAFSLYGMGWNLIGGYGGQVDLGKAQYVGIGAYTTAVMMIRWNVPFWFSLPLGMAFAVGWSFIIGYPLFRLKGHYFAIATIATSLVLKDLFEVWNFVGGARGLELPIKGDFPNWLYLQFREDYYYYYILLGMFLIGLIYVNGFRHSRLGYQLRAIKDNESVARSLGIDVHWSKIKAYATATAFVAAVGSFHACYNYNIEPEDVMSLDLSVLIAMMAMLGGAGSIWGPIIGAAILVPMKNYLGSWLGGQAGFAGMDLALYGLIIMVIAAAQPRGVYGIVEAVRARRR; translated from the coding sequence ATGGAAGCAATAAAAAACGCCTTCAACTTCTCGGACCTGCCCAAGACCGAGCTGGCCTTGGCGTCGGCGGTGCTGGTGTTTTTGCTGGGCTTCCCGGCGATGCCCCACTCCAGCTTCGGCATGGCGACCATGATCCAGTTCCTGGCCTTCAGCCTCTACGGCATGGGCTGGAACCTAATCGGCGGCTACGGCGGCCAGGTGGACCTGGGCAAGGCGCAGTACGTGGGCATCGGCGCCTACACCACCGCGGTGATGATGATCCGCTGGAACGTGCCTTTCTGGTTCTCCCTGCCTCTGGGCATGGCCTTCGCGGTGGGTTGGTCCTTCATCATCGGCTACCCGCTGTTCCGGCTCAAGGGCCACTACTTCGCCATCGCCACCATCGCCACCAGCCTGGTCCTCAAAGACCTGTTCGAGGTGTGGAACTTCGTGGGCGGGGCGCGGGGCCTGGAGCTGCCCATCAAGGGCGACTTCCCCAACTGGCTCTACTTGCAGTTCCGCGAGGATTACTACTACTACTACATCCTCCTGGGCATGTTCCTGATCGGCCTGATCTACGTCAACGGCTTCCGGCACTCGCGCCTGGGCTACCAGCTCAGGGCCATCAAGGACAACGAGAGCGTGGCCCGCTCTCTGGGCATCGACGTGCACTGGTCCAAGATCAAGGCCTACGCCACGGCCACCGCCTTCGTGGCCGCGGTGGGCTCCTTCCACGCCTGCTACAACTACAACATCGAGCCCGAGGACGTGATGAGCCTGGACCTGTCGGTCTTGATCGCCATGATGGCCATGCTGGGCGGGGCGGGCTCCATCTGGGGCCCCATCATCGGCGCGGCCATCCTGGTGCCCATGAAGAACTACCTGGGCTCCTGGCTGGGCGGTCAGGCGGGCTTCGCGGGCATGGACCTGGCGCTCTACGGTCTCATAATCATGGTCATCGCCGCGGCGCAGCCCCGCGGGGTTTACGGCATCGTGGAAGCGGTGCGGGCCCGCCGGAGGTGA
- a CDS encoding branched-chain amino acid ABC transporter permease: protein MEDLAIQATKSLVSGLLMGLVFALVALGLTVIFGVMDIVNFAHGEFLMVGMYTTLLTSPLLGIDPVLTLPIAGLVGALLGVMCYFGLIRFLIKGPMIAQLFGTFGLMIFLRNLALLFMGSEPRVIHQGWLVGKSFIVGPGVVLESTKLAVAVLSLVSFAVVWWLINRTKVGRALTATSLDAEGARYMGISTEKMNALAWAVGGASVGIAGGLLVNFWPVEPGVGLLFTMIAFATVALGGFGSVRGALVAGILIGIIVNIPPVWDSMMRLVDVTGLDIHSFKYTMVYAIYFLIMVLRPQGLFGWKQ, encoded by the coding sequence ATGGAAGATTTAGCGATACAGGCAACCAAATCCCTGGTGTCGGGGCTACTCATGGGGCTGGTCTTCGCCCTGGTGGCCCTGGGGCTCACGGTGATCTTCGGGGTCATGGACATCGTCAACTTCGCCCACGGCGAGTTCTTGATGGTGGGCATGTACACCACCCTGCTCACCAGCCCCCTATTGGGCATCGATCCGGTGCTCACCCTGCCCATCGCCGGGCTGGTGGGCGCGTTGCTGGGCGTGATGTGCTACTTCGGGCTCATCCGCTTTTTGATCAAGGGCCCAATGATCGCCCAGCTCTTCGGCACCTTCGGACTTATGATTTTCCTGCGCAACCTGGCCTTGTTGTTCATGGGCAGCGAGCCTCGGGTCATCCACCAGGGCTGGCTGGTGGGCAAGAGCTTCATCGTGGGGCCGGGGGTGGTGCTGGAATCCACCAAGTTGGCCGTGGCGGTCTTGAGCCTGGTCAGCTTCGCGGTGGTGTGGTGGCTGATCAACCGCACCAAGGTGGGCAGGGCGCTCACCGCCACCAGCCTGGACGCGGAAGGCGCCCGCTATATGGGCATCTCCACCGAGAAGATGAACGCCCTGGCCTGGGCCGTGGGCGGTGCCTCGGTGGGCATCGCCGGCGGGCTCCTGGTCAACTTCTGGCCGGTGGAGCCGGGGGTGGGCCTATTGTTCACCATGATCGCCTTCGCCACCGTGGCCCTGGGCGGTTTCGGCAGCGTGCGGGGCGCCCTTGTCGCGGGCATCCTCATCGGCATCATCGTCAACATTCCGCCGGTGTGGGATTCCATGATGCGCCTGGTTGACGTCACCGGCCTGGACATCCACTCCTTCAAGTACACCATGGTGTACGCAATCTACTTCTTGATAATGGTCTTGCGGCCGCAGGGGCTCTTCGGATGGAAGCAATAA